The Castellaniella sp. genome includes a window with the following:
- a CDS encoding dienelactone hydrolase family protein — protein sequence MAYEQVTIQTRDGECRVHVMSPSGRGPWPAAIFYSDAGGMRPAVVEMAQRLADAGYIVLLPDLFYRYGPYGPLVPKEVFKGDVDAILGPLMATTGNVKAAEDTEAFLAYLDTRTDVAGNRIGAVGFCMGGRMAITSAATYPDHFAAVASFHGGNLATSAPDSPHLLASKLKAEVYVAGADNDESYPPAMAERLEAALTAAGVRHVAKIYSGAAHGWMVLDFPTHDQMWAEHGWKALLALFGRNLRG from the coding sequence ATGGCCTACGAACAAGTCACTATTCAAACTCGCGACGGCGAATGCCGCGTGCATGTCATGTCACCCAGTGGCCGGGGGCCTTGGCCTGCGGCGATCTTCTACTCGGATGCCGGTGGGATGCGGCCTGCGGTGGTCGAGATGGCGCAGCGCCTTGCTGACGCGGGCTACATCGTGTTGCTGCCGGACCTTTTCTATCGCTATGGCCCTTATGGGCCCTTGGTGCCCAAAGAGGTCTTCAAGGGGGACGTAGACGCGATACTCGGCCCGCTGATGGCGACGACCGGTAACGTCAAAGCAGCGGAGGACACCGAGGCCTTTCTGGCCTATCTCGACACACGCACCGATGTTGCCGGTAATAGGATCGGCGCAGTAGGTTTTTGTATGGGTGGCCGCATGGCGATCACCTCGGCTGCCACCTATCCGGATCATTTCGCGGCGGTCGCCAGCTTCCATGGCGGCAATCTGGCGACAAGCGCGCCGGATAGCCCGCATCTGCTGGCGTCAAAGTTGAAAGCCGAGGTCTATGTGGCTGGCGCGGACAACGATGAGAGCTACCCACCGGCAATGGCCGAGCGGCTGGAAGCAGCCTTGACTGCGGCTGGCGTGCGCCATGTCGCCAAAATCTATTCCGGTGCCGCGCATGGCTGGATGGTGCTGGATTTTCCTACCCATGATCAGATGTGGGCCGAGCACGGCTGGAAGGCATTGCTTGCGTTGTTTGGTCGAAACTTACGCGGATGA